One stretch of Streptomyces agglomeratus DNA includes these proteins:
- the sufU gene encoding Fe-S cluster assembly sulfur transfer protein SufU produces the protein MKLDSMYQEVILDHYKHPHGRGLRDGDAEVHHVNPTCGDEITLRVKYDGATVADVSYEGQGCSISQASASVLNDLLVGKELAEAQKIQATFLELMQSKGQIEPDDAMEEVLEDAVAFAGVSKYPARVKCALLSWMAWKDATSQALGDGAERKTA, from the coding sequence GTGAAGCTTGATTCGATGTACCAGGAAGTCATCCTGGACCACTACAAGCACCCGCACGGGCGGGGCTTGCGGGACGGCGACGCCGAGGTGCACCACGTCAATCCGACGTGCGGCGACGAGATCACGCTGCGCGTGAAGTACGACGGTGCGACGGTCGCCGACGTCTCGTACGAGGGCCAGGGCTGTTCCATCAGCCAGGCCAGCGCCTCCGTGCTGAACGATCTGCTGGTCGGCAAGGAGCTGGCCGAGGCCCAGAAGATCCAGGCGACCTTCCTGGAGCTGATGCAGTCCAAGGGCCAGATCGAGCCGGACGACGCGATGGAGGAGGTACTGGAGGACGCGGTCGCGTTCGCCGGTGTCTCGAAATACCCGGCGCGCGTGAAGTGTGCTCTGCTGAGCTGGATGGCATGGAAGGACGCGACGTCCCAGGCACTGGGCGACGGCGCCGAGAGGAAGACCGCATGA
- a CDS encoding metal-sulfur cluster assembly factor, with protein sequence MSENAAPTESVTTKPASEEEVREALYDVVDPELGIDVVNLGLIYGIHVDDANIATLDMTLTSAACPLTDVIEDQAKSATEGIVNELKINWVWMPPWGPDKITDDGREQLRALGFNV encoded by the coding sequence ATGAGCGAGAACGCTGCACCCACCGAGAGCGTCACGACCAAGCCCGCCTCCGAGGAGGAGGTCCGCGAGGCCCTGTACGACGTGGTCGACCCCGAGCTGGGCATCGACGTCGTCAATCTCGGCCTGATCTACGGCATTCACGTCGACGACGCGAACATCGCCACGCTCGACATGACGCTGACGTCCGCGGCCTGCCCGCTGACCGACGTCATCGAGGACCAGGCGAAGTCGGCGACCGAGGGCATCGTCAACGAGCTGAAGATCAACTGGGTCTGGATGCCGCCGTGGGGCCCGGACAAGATCACCGACGACGGCCGCGAGCAGCTCCGCGCGCTCGGTTTCAACGTCTGA